The Haloarcula laminariae genomic sequence GAAGTTCCAGTCCGTCGCCAGCACGGGACAGCCGGCGGCGAAGGCCTCGACCAGCGCGCCCGGGAACCCCTCTCCGTCGTACACCGTCGGGAACACGAACGCGTCGGCGTCCTGCAGGGTCGGGATGACGTCCTCGTTGGGGAGCTTGCCGTGGAACCGAGCGCCGGGGAGCCGGCTACACCGGTCGAGGAAGCGCTCCTCGTAGGGGTCACCGGGGAGGAAGTGGCCGTAGATGTCGAGCACCACGTCGGCCCCGGCGTCGCTGGCCCGCTCGTACGCCGAAAGCAGGTCGTCGATTCCTTTCGACTCCTTGAGGCGGCCCACGTAGGCCAGTCTGAGCGGGCCGGCGGACCGCTTTGCCCCCGGCGACTCCGGTAGCGGCCGGAGGTTCGGCACCGTCCGGACCTGCACCGAGTCGTCGAGCAGTCCCCGGAGGTCCCGGCTCAGCGCGTCGGTCTGCGGGTAGACGCCGTCGAACGCCGAAAGGGTCCGCAGGTAGAACCGCCGGACGGGCCTCGGTAGCGCGCGCAGCTCGTCGGCGAACTCCCCGCCCGCCGGGAACAGCGCCCCGTGGACGCCCGGGGACCGGAGTTTCGCCGCCAGCAGCGGCGCCACGCCCAGGCGGACCTTCGTCGACGCGCTCAGGATGTACGCGTCGTACGACAGCGTGTTCGCCAGCAACTCGGCCACCGTCCGCGGACGGGTTTCGAGCGTGTTCACCCACGTGACATCGAGCCCGTGGCCCTCCAGGCCGGCCTGGATGTACCTGTTTTTCAGCCCCGGCCCGGTGATGGGCGGCGACCGCGGCCCGATGGCGAGTACCTCCCCGGTCATCGTCTCACGCCGGGCTTGTGACCCGGTCCGGCCCGTCCAGCGAGCGTCGTCGACCCCCGTTCGTCGGCGAATGGATGCGACATGCCAGTCGGTCCGCCGCCGCCGACCTTTGTTACGCACGTATATACCGTTCGGCCGTCTCCGCCTGCGTGGTCTCCGAGCGGCCGGCCGCGGGGTTAGTAGCTGGGTAACTTTCACCGCACGGACGCCGAGTCCCCGGTATGCACACGAACGTCCCGGGACACCGGCGCCGGCGGAGCCCGTCCCCGGCCGAACGCTTGCAGGGGGTCGGCGGCCGATGAGCGGCACGACAGAAACAGCGGGGCCGGTCACCGCTGACCCGGCCCCCGACCGACACGTCGCCTTCTTCACGCCCGCGCCGGATTTCGGGGGCGCACAGCGGGTGACGGTCAACATCGCCAACAGCCTCGCGTCCCGCGGCCACGACGTCGACCTCGTCGCGGGCGACCTGGAGGGCGAGTTCGTCTCGCTCATCGGCGACGCGGTCGACACCGTCGAGCTGCGCGTCCCCGAGGTGCCGGCCGCGGGTATCCTCGCCGCGGTCCCGCGGCTGGTGTCGTACCTCGACGAGTGCCGGCCCGACGTACTGTTTGCCAGTCGGACCCACACCAACCTCGCAGCCGTCGCCGCGGGTCGGCTGACCGACGCGGACGTCCACGTGGCGGTCACGGAACACAGCCCCTTCACCCACCTACCCACGCGGAAAGACCGGCTCACGGCGGCGATTGCGGCCCGCGTCTACCCGTACGCCGACGACGTCATCGGCGTCTCCGAGGGCGTCGCCGGGACGGTGGTCGAACACACCGGCCTGGACCCGGCGGGGACGACGGTGCTCAACAACCCCGTCGACATCGAGGCCATCCGGTCGGGAGCCGAGGAACCGGCCGACCACGAGTGGTTGCACGACCCGGAGTTAGAGCCCATCGTCGCCGTCGGCCGGCTGAAGGAATCGAAGGACTTCGGGACGCTGCTGCGGGCGTTCGCGACGGTCCACGAGCGCCGCCCTGCCACGCGGCTCGTCATCGTCGGCAAGGGGACCGCACGCGACCGCCTGGAGGGCCTGGCCGAGGAACTCGGCGTCGCTGACTCGGTGGCGTTCACCGGCTACACCGACAACCCCTACGCGTACATGGCGCGGTCTGCCGTGTTCGCCATGCCATCGAAAGTCGAAGGGCTCCCGACGGTGCTCATCGAGGCTCTCGTGTGTGGCTGCTCCATCGTCTCGACGGACTGCCAGTACGGGCCGCGGGAGATTCTCGAAGACGGCCGGTACGGGCGGCTCACGCCGGTCGGCGACGCCGAGCGGATGGCCGATTCGATTTGCGACGCGCTCGCGGACCCGACGCCGCCCGAGCGGTGCCGCGAGCGCGCCCGTCACTTCTCGATGACCGCCGGCGCCGACAGATACGAGTCGTACATCCACGCCGCCGCCGGCGACTGAGTCGCGCTCGAACGCAGCTGAACGGGGCGCTTCACCGACGGACATCGCGGCGTCGGAGTGATACCCAACCGGTGACCGGATTAGAGCGCCCGAAGACGACGTGTTACCGTCCCTAGAAGAACGCTAACAAAGCGGATTCAATCAACAGTCACAGCCGATGAAAGTAGCTGCTATCGGGGCACATCCCGATGACATCGAGATCGGGGCCGGCGCCTCGATCGCCGTGCATCGGAACCGCGGCGACGCCGTCCGGTTCATCATCCTGACGAAAGGCGGGAAGGTCGCCGAGCGCGACCAGCGCCGCGCCGAGGCCGAACGAGCGGCGGAGATACTGAACGTCGACGACGTCCACTTTCTGGACTACGAGGACACGAAGGTCCCGTACAACCAGTCGACGGTCGACGAACTGGAGGCCAAGCTCGCGGACATCGACCCGGACCGGGTGTACATTCACGCCGAGGAGGACACCCACCAGGACCACCGGCGGGCGGCGAAGGCCTCCATCACGGCGTCCAGAGACGTCAATCAGGTCCTCGCCTTCGAGGCGCCCTCGACGCGGTCCTCCTTCGCGCCCCAGTACTACAACTCGGTCCCGGAGGCAGTCATCGAGGGGAAGATAGAGGCCATCCGCTCACACAAGTCCCAGCAGGAGAAGAAGTACCTCGAAGCGGAGGCGATGAAGGGGCTGGCGCGGTTCCGGGGGCGCCAGGCGAACTCGACGTACGCCGAGGCGTTCCAGGTCATCCGCATCAACAACATGTACAAGTCAAACTTCAAGGACATGCCCTGACAGCGGCCACAGCCTCACTGGCCGTCGAACCGAGCGAGCACCTCGGGGACCGCATCCAGCGATTCGACGGCGGCGTCGGGCGTGGCCCCATTCCGTGCGACGGCGTCCGCGTACCGGCCGCGCATGACCCGGACTGTCGGCATCCCCAGCCGGTTCGGCTGGGGGAAATCGAGCCCCGGTCGGTCGCCGACGACCGCCATCGACCGCTCGGGAACGCCCAGGCGCTCGGCCATCTCGACGAACGGTTCCGGCGCCCGCTTCGAGTCAGCGCGCTCAGCAGTGACGATGACCTCCTCGACGGGGCCGTCCAGACCCAGTCGAGAGAGCTTCTCGCGACCGTTCGTGCCGCCGGTGATGACGCCGAGACGGTAGTCGTCTGCCAGCGTTTCGAGCGTCCCTGCGGCGTCCCGATACGGGACGAGCGGCGCGTCGTTGTCGTGGTAGGCACTGACGAGCGCGGGGACGTGGTCGTCGGCGAGTCCGGCGGCCGAGAGCACGACGTCGAACGTCGCCTCGCGGTGGCCGTCCCTGAAGTACGCCGAGAGCAGCTCCTCGGTGAGGGCGACGCCGGTGCGGCGTCGTAGCTCCCCGCCGGCGTTTATCAGGCCCGCTCTGGCGTACTGGCGGTCGTCGAACAGCGTGCCGTCGAGGTCGAACGCGACGGCGCGGACCGTACTGCCACCCATGCGGTGACGAACGCGAACGCGACTGAAAAGTAAGCGCCTACTAGCCGCTCGCGCGTCCGGCCGAGCGGTCGAAGTGGATGCATAGCTAAGCGACCGCCTGCCGGACGAGCGACTATGGCGACGGTTCTCGTCACCGGTGTCGGCGGCGCGAGTGGTATCGGCGCTGTCCGGGCGCTCCGCGAGACCACGGCACACGATATCGTCGGGGTAGATATGGACGCCGACGCGGCGGGCCTGTATCTCGCTGACGCCGGGCGAGCGATACCGCCCGCTGACGCCGACGACTGGGGCCCCGCGCTCCGGGCTGTCGTCGACGACTACGGCGTCGACGTCGTCGTCCCGACCGTCGACGAGGAGCTGCCCGAACTCGACGCGCTCCCCGACGACGTGCCCGCGGTCGCGCCGCGACCGGGCGTTATCGAGACCGCGCTCGACAAGTACGCGACCTACCGGGCGCTCGACGCCGCCGGCCACGACCTGCCCCGGACCTGGCTCGCCAGCGAGGCGGCCGCGGTCCCCGAGGACGCCTATCCGCTCATCCGCAAGCCCCGGCGGGGGCGCGGGAGCCGCGGTATCGAGCAGGTCGGGACGCCCGCCGACCTGGAGCGGTCGCTACGCGAGACCGAACGGCCGGCAGGTCAGGTGTTGCTCCAGGAGTTCGTCGAGGGGACGGAGTTCACCACCAGCGTCGTCTCGACGGCCGACGACCGGCTGCTGAGCGTCGTCCCGAAGGAGGCAATCGAGAAGCGGGGGTCGACGGTGAAAGGCGTCACCCGGGACCAGGCGGCCGTCCGCGAGGCCTGCCGCGACATCGCCGCGACGCTCTCGCCGTCCGGGCCGATGAACGTCCAGCAGATAGTCGCCGACGACGGGACGCCCTACACCATCGAGATAAACCCCCGCTTCTCCTCGACGGCGTGTCTCACGGTCGAGGCGGGGGTCAACGAGCTCGACCTCCTGATTCGTGACGCGCTCGGCGAGCCGGTCGCCGCTCCCGACGGGTACGACGCGGGGGTGTACTTCCTGCGCTACGACACCCACGTCTTCGTCGAGGGCGACCAGTACCGCTCGCACGCCGGGGAGTCCTGACGGCCCCGCGCCCCGCCGAACTCGGGCCGTAGGAGCCCGCCGCGACACGACTTTTCACCGTCTGTCCCTGTGCAGCCACGCTCTTGGATTTACTGGACGGTACTTTCTGTCTTACGGAGAGATACATAGAATATTTAGACCATACTATTCGGGGCTCTCACAGTCACGGCTACATACGAGTATGTCTCTCACGGAAAAGCCGCGGCAGGGACTTCGGTTGGCCAGGCACGCTACCAGCACCGCGTTCCGTCATCTGCAGTACGTGACGGCGTACGGACGGCTGGCGCCGGGGCCCTACGATGTCATCCACGTCGACCCGGCGGCCGTCGAACACTGCGTGCTCCCGTCGCTGCGGGCCCAGCTCGACCTCTCGACGTACGGCTCACACGTCGTCGGGGGCGAGTGGGACCGGCGTGAGCTGTACGACGATATCTGGTACACCCGCGAGTTCGCGGAGCCGGTCCGGGGTCGGTTCGAGGACCACGCGCTCTATCGCGCCATGGCGGCTCACTTCCGCGAAGGCGTCCCCTGGGCGGAGACTGACTGGTACCAGTGGGTTCGGGACAACCCGGGCGTCGTCGGACAGTACCCCGACGAGGAGCGGATGCGGGAACGGCTGGCGGCGGTCGACAGACTGTACGAACACATCGAGGAGAAGGGGTACCGAACCCAGCGTGAACTCCGGGACTGTGCGGGCGACGTCCCGCTGTACAGCCGGCCGCTGCCGGTCCCGGAACACTACGAGGTCGACGTCACCATCGGCCGCGAGGGGGAGCTCCTGTTCAACTTCAACGGCCGGCACCGGCTGGCTATCGCGAAGCTCCTGTCCCTCGATTCGATTCCCGTCCGCGTGTTCGCCCGCCACGAGCGGTGGCAAGAGAAGCGACGGCGGGCCCGCCGTCGGACGGGCGGAGTCGATATCGGCGACCACCCGGACGCCCCGGGCCAGCGGTCGCCGACGGTCACTTGATGCCCTGTATCACCATCCCGAAAATCCGGCCGATACCCCACTCGAACTGCTGTTCGAACAGCATCGACACGGCGGCGTAGACGAGCACGCCGGCCGGAACGAGGACGGCGAGTTCGACCATCGGCGACCACTCCGTCACCGACCGGACGTACCGGAGACTCCCGAACATCGTGGCGGCGGCGACCAGCGGGTAGACGAACTCGCGGTATATCTCCATCGAGGTCGTCTCCAGCATCTTCGCCGTGACGTGGACGTCGAGGGGGACCATCGGGACCAGGTAGACGCCGGTGACCACCAGCGCGACGCCTTCGATGCCCCACAGCGACGCCGCGGGCCAGATAGCGAGCGCGAGAGTGGCGATACGGACCAGCCCGAGTTTGACCTGGAGGTCCGGGCGGCCCTGGGACTTCCACAGCTCGCCGAAGTTGCGCGTGACGGCGTGGAACAGGCCATAGAAGGCCAGTATCTGCATCGCGGTCACCATCGGGAGCCACTGCTCGCCCAGGACGACGGGGACGAAACTCGGCGCGACCAGCGCGATGCCGAAAGCCATCGGGAACGCGAAGAACGCGGTCAGCCGTGTCGTCTGTAGCACCGCCTGTCTGACCTCGCCGAGGTCCCGCTGTATCGCCGAGTACGCCGGGAACGTCACCTGCGAGAGCACGCCCGAGAGCTGCGTCGCGGGCATGTCCGCCATCCGGTAGGCGTACTGGTAGAAACCGAGCGCCGTCGCCGAGAGGAACCAGCCGACGAAGGCGTCGTCCCCCTCGCTGGCGATAAAGCCCAGGATCGAGCCGCCGGTCATCCACTTTCCGAACTGGATGAGCTCCTTGGCCGCCCCGAGTTTGGGGAACGGGCGCGGTCGGAAGTCGTCGAGGAGATACGAGACGGTCGTCCTGGCCGCCGGCTTCGCCAGCGACGCGAACACCAGCGCCCACACCGTCGGCGAGTACAGCGCGTAGCCGATGCCGACGACGAGCTGGGCGAGCCCGCCGCTTGCCTTGTACAGGAAGCTCTTGTGGAAGGCGAGGTCCTTCTCGAAGTAGACCACGGCGGGGTTGCGGAGCCCGTGAACCAGCGGGACGAGCCCGAGCGTGCGGATGAGCGGCGCCGCGCTCGGCTCGCCGAACTGCGTCGCGGCGAACGGCGCCGCCGTAAAGAGGATGCCGAACAGCAACAGCCCCCGGCCGACTTCCAGACACCAGGTGGTGTTGAGGTAGCTGTCGACGTTCGAATCCTCCTTCTGGATGAGCGCCGCGTCGAGGCCGAAGCGGGTGAACTTCCGCGTCCCCGAGAGCATCAGCAGGCTGATGCCCATCAGTCCGAACTGGGCCGGCGACAGCAGCCGGGCGAGGACGACGAGCATTATCATCTGGGACGAGCGCATCGCGACCTTCGTGATGCCGACCCACACGCCGCTCTTGACCGCTCGCTGCAGCACTGACCCGGACGGTACGATCCACTTGAGCAGTCGGTCGAGTCGGCCGCTCATCCGGCGACCACCCGTATCCGACGCCCCCCTGCAGTTGCGTGTTCCATCGGTTATCCGATGCGGAACCCGTCCCCTTGTTATGCAGTTTCTACACGTCACCGGGTCCGAGCCGCGCGATTCGCGCGCTTCCGGGCGAACCGGCGGGTGACGGCGTCACGCGGAACAGGACCGGATACGTCCGGCGGCTATCGGTGCGGTCGTAGGCGTGCTCCGGGAAAAATTAACCCCGTCGAGCGGTTGGGTCGGCCGTAGCCGGAGCATAATTATACGCTGTGCCGTGGCGGACACAGGTAATGGTCACACGACGGCAACTCATCGCTGCGGCCACAGGGGTTGGGTCCGTCGGGCTGCTGGGGTATCTTCTCTCCCGCGACGACGGGGCGACCGACACACCGACGCCCGACGAGCGCCGCCGGCCCGCCACGCCGACACAGACCGAGACGGCCACAGAGGAGGGCGAGGCGTTCGTCGACCGTGCGGACGTCGTCGACGTCCGCGAGTTCGGGGCCGTCGGCGACGGCGAGACGGACGATTCGGGCGCCATCACCGAGGCCATCCGCGCCGCGGAGTCGGGCCAGACCGTCTTCCTGCCGGCGACGGACGACTCGTATCTCCTCTCGTTCGACGGGACCGGCGGGGAGGCGGCGATACACCTCGGGCGGGAGAGCGACCTCAGCGGGATTACCGTCCTCGGGGAGCGGGCCGAGGCCGGGGCACAGACGCTCCAGGTCGAACCGGGGTCCTACGACGCCGACACGTCGAACTGGGCGCTGAAACTGGAGGCCACGCGGGTCGTCCGGGGGCTCCGGTTTCGCAACCTCACCATCGACGGGGCGCGGCCGCCGGGCGACGGCGCC encodes the following:
- a CDS encoding glycosyltransferase, whose protein sequence is MSGTTETAGPVTADPAPDRHVAFFTPAPDFGGAQRVTVNIANSLASRGHDVDLVAGDLEGEFVSLIGDAVDTVELRVPEVPAAGILAAVPRLVSYLDECRPDVLFASRTHTNLAAVAAGRLTDADVHVAVTEHSPFTHLPTRKDRLTAAIAARVYPYADDVIGVSEGVAGTVVEHTGLDPAGTTVLNNPVDIEAIRSGAEEPADHEWLHDPELEPIVAVGRLKESKDFGTLLRAFATVHERRPATRLVIVGKGTARDRLEGLAEELGVADSVAFTGYTDNPYAYMARSAVFAMPSKVEGLPTVLIEALVCGCSIVSTDCQYGPREILEDGRYGRLTPVGDAERMADSICDALADPTPPERCRERARHFSMTAGADRYESYIHAAAGD
- a CDS encoding lipopolysaccharide biosynthesis protein, with the translated sequence MSGRLDRLLKWIVPSGSVLQRAVKSGVWVGITKVAMRSSQMIMLVVLARLLSPAQFGLMGISLLMLSGTRKFTRFGLDAALIQKEDSNVDSYLNTTWCLEVGRGLLLFGILFTAAPFAATQFGEPSAAPLIRTLGLVPLVHGLRNPAVVYFEKDLAFHKSFLYKASGGLAQLVVGIGYALYSPTVWALVFASLAKPAARTTVSYLLDDFRPRPFPKLGAAKELIQFGKWMTGGSILGFIASEGDDAFVGWFLSATALGFYQYAYRMADMPATQLSGVLSQVTFPAYSAIQRDLGEVRQAVLQTTRLTAFFAFPMAFGIALVAPSFVPVVLGEQWLPMVTAMQILAFYGLFHAVTRNFGELWKSQGRPDLQVKLGLVRIATLALAIWPAASLWGIEGVALVVTGVYLVPMVPLDVHVTAKMLETTSMEIYREFVYPLVAAATMFGSLRYVRSVTEWSPMVELAVLVPAGVLVYAAVSMLFEQQFEWGIGRIFGMVIQGIK
- a CDS encoding HAD family hydrolase; this translates as MGGSTVRAVAFDLDGTLFDDRQYARAGLINAGGELRRRTGVALTEELLSAYFRDGHREATFDVVLSAAGLADDHVPALVSAYHDNDAPLVPYRDAAGTLETLADDYRLGVITGGTNGREKLSRLGLDGPVEEVIVTAERADSKRAPEPFVEMAERLGVPERSMAVVGDRPGLDFPQPNRLGMPTVRVMRGRYADAVARNGATPDAAVESLDAVPEVLARFDGQ
- a CDS encoding glycosyltransferase family 4 protein, producing MTGEVLAIGPRSPPITGPGLKNRYIQAGLEGHGLDVTWVNTLETRPRTVAELLANTLSYDAYILSASTKVRLGVAPLLAAKLRSPGVHGALFPAGGEFADELRALPRPVRRFYLRTLSAFDGVYPQTDALSRDLRGLLDDSVQVRTVPNLRPLPESPGAKRSAGPLRLAYVGRLKESKGIDDLLSAYERASDAGADVVLDIYGHFLPGDPYEERFLDRCSRLPGARFHGKLPNEDVIPTLQDADAFVFPTVYDGEGFPGALVEAFAAGCPVLATDWNFNADIVTDGVDGRLFAPHDVAALSGHIRELAADPALLSELQNGARETGRQYSVERVTAGIVEHLDESGWDLPAPTVERSRAAQPMQ
- a CDS encoding PIG-L deacetylase family protein, translating into MKVAAIGAHPDDIEIGAGASIAVHRNRGDAVRFIILTKGGKVAERDQRRAEAERAAEILNVDDVHFLDYEDTKVPYNQSTVDELEAKLADIDPDRVYIHAEEDTHQDHRRAAKASITASRDVNQVLAFEAPSTRSSFAPQYYNSVPEAVIEGKIEAIRSHKSQQEKKYLEAEAMKGLARFRGRQANSTYAEAFQVIRINNMYKSNFKDMP
- a CDS encoding ATP-grasp domain-containing protein, which translates into the protein MATVLVTGVGGASGIGAVRALRETTAHDIVGVDMDADAAGLYLADAGRAIPPADADDWGPALRAVVDDYGVDVVVPTVDEELPELDALPDDVPAVAPRPGVIETALDKYATYRALDAAGHDLPRTWLASEAAAVPEDAYPLIRKPRRGRGSRGIEQVGTPADLERSLRETERPAGQVLLQEFVEGTEFTTSVVSTADDRLLSVVPKEAIEKRGSTVKGVTRDQAAVREACRDIAATLSPSGPMNVQQIVADDGTPYTIEINPRFSSTACLTVEAGVNELDLLIRDALGEPVAAPDGYDAGVYFLRYDTHVFVEGDQYRSHAGES